In Kwoniella pini CBS 10737 chromosome 2, complete sequence, the sequence AAGCTTTACCGCGTAGGCCTCTGAGTTACGTTATCCTGGACTAGAACAACAAATCGAAAATTAACCGTCTAGCTTTAGTAGTATTGCAATTCAGCAATCAACCGACAGCCAAAGTCATAATCAGCTGTTATCGGTGAACCACCTACATTCTATGAGAGTGGAGTATCAGACTGATTCGACCATATTGACAAAAGTTATCCATCAAGCATCGAACTCGGCGAAACTAGTCAATAGCAGGATTGCAAGGAGGTAGAATTAATGTTTATATGGAAGACCTCAACACCTCTCTGCTCATGAATCACAAATAAAAAACAACGTACAAAtcccatcttcttctaccgCTGAACCCTTCGTCCACCTCGTCACCATGGGTATCTTCGGTAAAGCCAAACCCGCCTTCTCCCCTCCCGAACTTCCTGTACATGACCCCGTTCCACCTAGAGCGACTCAACGACGAGTCTCCCTGTTCCCTTCTCTCGCATCTATCGGTCTCGTCGAACCCGACGCAGACGCACCAATTGATCCAATCACTAGAGGCCGTACGTTCTCAGGTGAACAGCAACGAGGTATAAACGGTAGAAAACTATCACAAGCAATCGTACCAGCATGGCATAGAAAAGCAAGCGAAGCTCTCGCCAGGCGGGATACAAATCCTGTCAACCTTAGATTGGGAGAAACCACTAGATTTAATCAAGATGGAATGAACAATGCTTTCTACAAATCTAAACTCACCATCGATAATGGTAgttctgatgaagaagactCTGATGGGGAATTCGCACCTGATAGATTGTCTGTCACAAGAAAGACTAGGAGGAATAAGGGTAAAGGAAAGGCAAGAGCTACCTCTGATGCTTTACCAGGATGGGAAGCTGCTCCACCACTTAAAGCCAGAATCAAGAAGGGCAAAGGaaaagataagaaaagtaaaaacAAACATAGATCTAAACGGGTTATGAGGCGTCTTGATGAGAATTTAGATGCCTACAATGCCTATGCGCAAAACGGTTTAGTACCGTTGACAAGGGCAGCGAATGCAACCCGAGATGAAACTTTAGCTTTAAATCCACCACCGATGTCTATTGGAAATACGatattggaagaagatgagaacATGGTCAAATCTGCTTCGCATACTATGTCACTCAATACCGCTGCCCAATCTGATCACCCTAGGGCAGTCTTATTTGGGGATGGATTTGACGCGTTGGACGTTATGGCGGATCATATATTTAGACTTGGTGtgcaaaagaaaaagtGGTTCAAAGCCCCCCGAATGGGCGTGAGGAGAAATGAGGCTGCGACCGGTGTCACAATCAGAGCGAGGACCGGTCTATACAGAACTTTCCCAGTGGATTATGAAGCCCTCAAACCCTTCGAAGAAGCGATCACTCGATTAAATCCAGAAGTAgcaatcaagatcaaatcgGATATCGTTGGCACCATCTTTGATACATACATGTGAGTAAGGCCCTGTACCAAATTCAAGCTGCAGAACTGACATTCCGAACTTAGCAATCCATCACCATCCATGAACGAATTAGTCATCGATGAGAACACCCGTATACAGATCCTCGATAATATAGAACTCCTCGCTCGGGCAAGAAAGCACCAATATGCAGCATTCGTCCGATCAGAGCAAGTTCTGGTAGTCTGGGCTGATGCAGTGGAGAACGTCATTCCAGCGGCCGAGGCACTAGAAGAATCACTTATACAATTCATCTGGCAAGGTCCTGAAGTCAATGTCAAGTTCAATCAAGTTATGATCCATGATGCTAAAAACAGAGAAGAGGAGAGAGATCAGGAGAGAAGGGATTCGGAAAATTCGAATGAAAAATACGGAATTGACGGAGTGGTTTTGCCTGAATTGAAAGCAGATGATAATGGTTCAATGAAAACTAAAGAAGAGGATCTGGATCCCGAGGATATAGCCAAGAGGGaaatgaagaggaaatggAGAGAAAGGCCAGTAATGATGATTGCTCCCGTTTCTGACGGTTTAGCGATCATGTTACTTATTACCATTATTTCACTTGGTATACGGACTCTGCTAAAAGAGTTCTTGTTGGACGGAAAGCCAATACGATTCgtacttttgattttcgcCCCTGGACTCATGTGTGTCGCTACTTTCGCTGCTATGgtcatcatcaactcaGTTGTGAGTGTTTTCAGTCTTTGTCTTTAAGCCTATGCTGATTTCGTTCAAAGGGTCAAATATTCGGTCCTGTTCGTCAAGTCACCCAGAACTCGAGATATTTCTCAGGTATCGCTCCTAAGCGTACAATGGGGGAATTGGCTCATGTCACTGTTAAACTACCGGTttacaaggtgagtcaaaaTTTCAGAGCGCTCAACGTGCTAGCAGCTGATTTTTGTTTGGGAACGCCTCAGGAATCTCTGGAAGAAGTCATAATGCCTACCGTCGAATCACTTAAAGCAGCCATCACAACTTACGAACGACAAGGTGGTTCAGTAGGAATCCTGATTTGCGATGATGGATTACAATTACTCTCAAAAGCTGAGGCTGATAAGAGAAGACGATTCTACTTTGATAATAACCTCGCATACGTAGCAAGACCTGGCCATGGTGTGGATGGATTCATCCGAAAAGGTAGATTTAAGAAAGCTGGTAATATGAATTACGCTGCTGCTTTATCTCTACgagttgaagaagtaatGGATGACTTGAGACCCGCTGCTATGGAGAAACTTGATCCAGACCACTTTTGGAATGAGTTAGACGAAAACGATATTTACGATGCTGCTTTGGCTCaagctttagaagaaaaagaaggaaaagctTGGGCTGCTGGAAATATTAGAATAGGtgaaatcattttgatcGTTGACTCCGATACTCGTGTACCAGAAGACTGTTTCGCAGATGCCGTTTCGGAAATGCAAGAAAGTCCAGAAGTGGCCATCATTCAACATGCTTCCGGTGTTATGCAAGTTGCTCATCATTTCTTCGAAAATGGTGTTGCTCATTTCACAAGAATGATTCAACATGCCATCTCCTACTGTTGCGCGAGTGGTGAAGGTAAGTGAAGGTTTTGGCGTCGTTTCGTTACGACTTAtgagctgatgaatttgatctgaAGTCGCCCCTTTCGTTGGTCACAATGCGTTCCTTCGTTGGTCTGCTTTACAGGAATGTATGTTCGTCGATCCGGACGATGGAGCCAACAAGATCTGGTCCGAAGATCATGTATCTGAGGATTTCCAAATTGCTGTAACATTGCAGATTAAAGTGAGCCTTCATCGATGGACTTTCGCATATGATTGATACTGATATTATACGTAATAGGGTTACACCGTTCGATGGGCTACCTACAGCGGAAGTGCTTTCGAAGAGGGTGTGTCGCTGACTGTCGATGATGAGATCAATCGATGGCAGAAATACGCTTTCGGATGCTCGTAAGTCTCCTGCATCTCCAGCGAGGACCCCATGCTGATCAGTATTACAGTGAGCTGGTATTCAAACCCATGAAGAGCTGGTTCCGTGGTCCAATCACACCTCTTTTCCATGGTTTCGTGTGGTCTGACATTCCCATCCACTCCAAATTCTCTATTTGCGGTTACATTTTCTCATACTATGCTATTTCTATCGCTTGGCTCACCACTGTCGCTAACTACTTCATCGAGGGTTTCAACTGTAAGTCTGCTCTTCAAATGTGTTGCCCCAGACTAAAAGTGTTGGCTTATActtatttttgaaaaaatctCTTAGTACCTGTTGATGGATACTGTAAGTTGCTTCAGTCCTATCTATCGTCGATTTCATGAGACTGATTCTGTCGAGAACAGATTTGAACTCTTGGAAAATCACTTTGGTCTGTCTGACCGTATTCACCGGATTGAGTAACGTCGCATATATCGTTCTTCGATACCGATTGAAAGTTCCCGACTCCTCACGACTCGCTGTCGATCAAATCAAGTGGATTCGTGAGTACCATATTTCCTACCGCTCGCATCACTCGCTGACTGCATGCGTAGCCTATCTcacaatcttcttcactgGTATGTCAATGCCTCTGTCCGCTGCCACTGTAGCCCATTTGGTCGGTTACAATATGACGTAAGTACAATTCGCTTCTGTATTTAAACAGCAGTAATCGATACTGATAACGATCTTGCAGATGGTCTACAACCGTAAAAACCGTTgaaaaatccaatttcttccTACAATTACCCATCATTTGGCGTCGATTCTGGCCGCAACTAAGTTTCTTCGGCCTTTGTGTGGTATGTCCATTTTCACCCACTGGACCTGTTGTCGCAAAGGCAAGAAGCTGACCACCCCCTCTTTAGCCAATGATGATTATAACGTCAGGTTCATTAATGCCAGCTGGGTACCGAATAGGATCACATAGCATCGAGGTGTTTGTGCCGATGGGTATAATAACGGCTGCTCATTTGTTGTATCCTTTCGCATTGAATCCGTGGTTCTTGTCTTTCTCCGTAAGTTCTGCGAAATTAACGAGTAGTCTTCTGGATTTCAGCTAACTTTGCCTATCTTCCAGTTCTGAACGGTACACCGGGGTTCATTGTCTCGTTTTACTGTTCAGCTCATAAATCAGTCACCCGGTCTTTTTGGTCATTTTTGCATATTTTGTTTCTCCATTCCTGCATATACAGCTCATCGCTAGAATCCATATTATCTTTACTTGCGCAATATAATAGATATGACCCCTATAATGTCAGATGCATCTCTGAATAATAAAGGCTTCCTTGATACTGTACCGAGCGCTACATGATATAGTGCCACACTGGAATTGGTGATGCGGGATTGTTTAAATATCCGATGCGATGCACCTAAAAGAGCTGCTTTTTGTGCGCGTGAGATAACAAATATGTTAAAtcctttcaattcatcatttcatcatttcaatatttcatcatcgtaTAATCTTGATCACATTGCAAATCAAAGCAAACGCTATGTCggaatttgaaaagataGAAGGACTCACAGAGGAAGAGCAGCTCGATTTCGAGGCTGAACTCCAAGAAGGCTACGCTGATATCGAGGATAAGTGAGCTTAATGCACGGATCTTAGGTTTTGACTCAAGGAGCTGATAAATCCCTGTAGATACGCTGTAGACACTCAACAAGGTTTCGAAAATGTTCTCGTTGTCGATAATATCCCGGTCATCGATGAGGGCAAGAAGCAAAAATTGGTAGATAGATTAAGGCAACTATTTGCCAAAGCTGGTGCGCCAATTGAGGAGGATGATATTAGCATGCCATGGGATGATAAAGCTGCTACTAACAAGGGGTAAGTTGTTCGCTCATTAACCCAGAATGCAAGATAACTCATATGAAccaattgataatcaaagattcatcttcctcacCTATCCTGAtgctcaacaagctgaGAATGCCCTTCGAGCTCTCGATGGTGCTTCATTTGGTAAAAGCACTCTTTACGTTAACCGATTTGGTGATATCGAAAGATACGCCAACCTCCCCgtaggagaaggagaacTACCAACTGGATGGAGAGAAAAAGCTTTCGTCGAAAAGGTCGGTTTGCCCAGCCATTCTGGTAAGATGCATCAACAAGCACGGAAACTGATAAATCGTTACCCAGGATCACCTTCGAAGCTGGTTAGGAGACAGTGCTGGAAGAGACCAATACCTTACCTTCAGAGATACCGATGTCGCCATCTGGTGGAACGgtagaaatggaaatgcTGAACCTGTCAAGGTTGACGGCAAACCCCTCAAAAATAGTGTGAGTAATGGTTACTGTGACAGTAATCACAGCAGCTCATGGTTTTATGACAGAAATGGGGAGAACTCTACCTTCAATGGTCACCTTTGGGTACCTACCTCACCTCACTTCACCGAGTTGGTGTTGCTCTTTGGTCAGGTCCTAAGCTTGACGGGCCAATCGGTGTCAACGTACTTCGATTTACCCATCCTGGTGTGCGACTTATCCAGTACTCTCCCTGCGAGAATTACCTCGTCACTTGGTCTGAAGATCCCCTGGAAAACTTTGAAAACCACCCTAACGCCGCTTTAAGAGAGACTTTCGGCCCAGAGGACGAAGGGAACGTATTTGTAGTCTGGGATATCAAGGCTCAACGAGTCCTTCGAACTTTCCCACCTGAGAAGCCTGttcaaggtgaagatggtcCCCAACAAATGCCCTGGCCTTTGTTTAAATGGTCTCCTGATGACGCTTACATCGCCAAAGTCAACGTTGGAACCGGTATCTCCGTGTACGAACTCCCAGGTATGGGTCTGTTAGACAAAAAGTCGATTAAGATCGAAGGCGTGCAAAACTTTGAATGGTGTCCTATGAGTGACAAGGACTTCGCTGCTAGAAAAGCTGGAAAAGGCAAAGAATGCTCATTTGTATTCTGGACTCCTGAAGCTCAGAACCAACCTGCTCGAGTCAGCATTATGTCCATCCCTAGCAGAAACATCCTCAGAGCCAAGAACCTTTTCAACGTCACCGACTGTAAATTCTACTGGCAAAACCAAGGTGATTATCTTTGTGTCAAGGTCGATCGACATGCCAGAAAAGCCAAGTCGAAGAAGGCTACTTTCTGCAACCTCGAGCTTTTCCGAGTTAGGGAGAAAGATTACCCTGTGGAAGTCATCGAATTTAAAGGTGAGCTATTACAGGTCTTTGCGCCGAAAGTAGCTGACAGTATGAACTAGACTACGTACCACAATTTGCTTGGGAGCCTCAAGGCAACCGATTTGCAATTGTATCTTCCAACGATCCCAACTACGGTCAAGGTATCCCTGGTGTCGTAGTCAAATACAACATCGACTTCTACCAACTTGATCAGAAGAAGGGTGATTTCATCGCCATCAAGCACTTAGATGGAAAGATCGCCAACACCCTCGTATGGTCTCCTCGGGGTCGACACATCGCTCTTGCCACCATCGGTTCATCCCAAAAGTTCGATGTCGAATTCTGGGATCTTGACTTTGTCGTAGATGAACGACGAGAAACTTCTGAACCAGGAGCCAACGTTACTATGCTTGCCTCTGGTGAACATTACGGTATCACTGATATCGCTTGGGACCCAAGTGGAAGATATCTAGCTACTTCCGCTTCTGCGTGGAGACAAACAGTGAGTAAAGTACCCTTCAACCGACAGAGCAGCTGCTAAGCTGCAATATTTTGTATCATAGCCCGAACCTGGATACTGCATTTGGGATTTCAAAGGACAACAACTCGTTCATCAACCTCAAGACCGATTCAAACAATTCTTATGGAGAAACAGACCTGCAACTTTGTTAtcgaaagatcaaatcaagaaagTCCGAAAAGAACTTAAAGAATACTCTAGGACTTtcgacgaagaagatgctgCCGAGGAGAATAGAGGATCAGCTGAGAAATTGGCTCAAAGACAAAGAGATATTTCCGAATGGAATGCTTGGAGATCGAGAAATAACAAGAAATTGTCTGAAAGACGATCTGAATTGGgtaaagagaagaaagtacCTATTGTCAATCATCAAGATGACGAGAAAGTTGAGGAGATTGTTGAAGAGCTTATTGACGAGACTGAGGAAGTTGTCGTTGGTTAAATCACCTATAATTGATTATGCCATATTTTATGCATTCTTGATCATCGGAACAATCCGTCTTCAATTACTCTTCTTCCTGTTTTCGCATGTGAAGATCATACCACCATGATTGGAATGCATAATTGTATCATATAGTATCAACTTGATCGCAGATGTGAGGAAACGCGAACTGAGTTCTATTGATAGCTAAAATAACACAAATGACAGAGTTTCCTCTTTTTTCCTTTATATGGAGTGAGTCCATTTCCCTTACGATTCAGTTGTTCTTCGCCATCAATATCCAtttgttcatctttaatttcaattgaactTGTAGAAGTAGAAACATTATGCCAAATAGGAGAAACGTCAACATTACAATTTTGACAATTAATTAAACTTGATTGTCgtggttgttgttgttgttgttgtagattttgttgaatttcttgTAAATGAGGTAAAAAGATTTCTAATCTTTTAGCTTTTCTTAACATTGCAAAAGAATCATAAGGTGATATAGctttataatttgaaacgtaaatttgaaaagccgtctaatttgatttaattatacaagaaaaaaatcaataatgtTTCTCGtctaaaataaaaaaaaaaacaaaaaaaaagaaacggaaaaacttgaaaaaactcacttcattttgttcttgatcaatttcccataaatcatatattaCCCTTTCAGCCAGATCATGAGATTTACACCAAACTCCTAAACCCATTACTCCTTCTGAATCTTTGAATTTAGTTACTGTAGCTGTACCATGACGACCTGGTTTAGCCTGTATTAAAAGTGACATTTAGCTTTTCGTTTCTATTCCCCTACCCAGGAAATATAGAACGGGAAAAATGATTCACTCACCAAactaaattcaaatccCATTTTAAAGCCTGATAACCATGCGCAAGCAGGATGGAAAAGGGCATCACAATCTGTACATCCAATTACAGCTCCATCATTTTGATTACATAGTGAACAAGTCTAAATGATCCATAACATTAGCATTTCGTTTCATATCAATGAAAAGACGACTGACATTTTCCCATTTATCCTTAGAAACTTCCATAACACCTTCAATGGTTTTGAATCTGGCCGGTTCAGCGTACGCAATTTCAGGTATATATGCTGAACAAAGTATATGTGCCCATCTTCTACCTTCCGTAGGTTTCAATGAAGAAAGCAAATCAAAATCGGAATGTTGAGTTGGCTTTTTCTTGACTTTGGTGGTTATTGCTGATAAATCGTTTGGACAAAGGACACATTGTGGTTCCTATTTTTATTACACAATGTCAGTTGACCTGGTTGTTACTGACATCAGGAAAGTTATTGAGACTCACTAGGTGGTTTTCCTCAGTTTGAGCGTTGACACACAAATCACATTCCCACCCCGGGCCCATATCCTGTGATGGGATACCATAACATCCTAAGCGAAGAAGATATTCTGTTAGCAAAGTCAACTTGATAAATGACATCAGTCCATCTCACCAGCGTGCACCGAGTATGTACAGTTCTTACACCTAGCCATCATCGCCTTGGGTTCCATCTTCTTACAATTCGCACATGGTGGTAATTTCGGCGGTGGCGGTGGGACTGGCGTCGATGTACCACTGACGTCCCCctatcaattgaatcacATTAGCCAAGCTCCGAGACTCGATTGACCAGCCGAGAACTCACTTTAGCTTTCTTTGTACCAATGTCCTTCTTAGGCTCTTTCTTACTATCTTCTGACTTTACGAAAGAGATGACACCATATTTCCGATAATTCGATCTATTCCAATCAAGCCAAATCAGATCTATAGCATAATAAGGAACCGCTGAATTGACTTACCCGCAATCCTCGCACATAGCTTCTCCTTGTACTGTCCTTGGACATCTCCACCAGACGGTACTTATCCTAGTAGAACATGCGGCACATTTGAGAGTCTCTTTTTCcttatccttcttcttaaCGAAATCATTACCATATAGGGAAACCTCATCGTCTGAATGATGATCTTGTGCAGCCCTAATCTTACCCAAAGAAGGGGCACCAAGGGTTTTGTTCTGTCTAGCATGTGGTGTAGACACTTTATGATGATGTCGAAGAGCCTCGTTCTCTTTTGATAGTTGTCGGTTTTTCCATATATACGAGAATTTAAGTACTTCAGCAGGAGTTCGATTTAGGATTTTAGCCGTCTCGTGCGTTTCCAATCCCCCATTACGTTCTAATTCTGCTTCGAATATAGCCGTCTCTTTATCGGTGAACTGTTTGAATTCATTAGCTTAACGATTTTAAGGAAGAGTAGCTAATTCAAACAAACTTGTATTGGTTTGAAATCTGCCAATTTGGTCCGCCGCATGAACTGAATGGCTTTCTCTCTGCCCATGAGGGTATACGAATCGATTGCCAGGTTAAGCCTTTCAACATCATGGGAAGGTACAGGTAACTTCATCAATCGTACTTCTTCCATGTATGAAGCCACTATGTGGATCACTCAGTTACCAGTTTTGCGCTTCAAGAAAGACATATCACTTACGATCATCGCTTGGCCTGGACCTAATATTTATGGTAGATTCGTATTTCCTTTCTCCAGGGTCATATCCTCTTTCAATCAATCCATGTCTTGATGGACcagcttcaacttctaccACTCCTGGAATGTGAGGtctttcttgatcttcccATGTCGGCACGTTGGCTTGATATTTCGTTCCTACTCTCGTTGCGGCTCTTGGAAATATAGCGTCTTCGGGGTCTGCATGATTGACAATCATTAGTCATGGATTCATCTACATCACGAAGACTCTCTTCTGTGCTCACCTAGCGCATCTTCTGGAGTAGTATATAGCCTGACAGTACTCATCAATAACCTTGTCCATCTCATATGCTTGCGCTACTCACCCGAAATACCTCCATGGCCAACCTCTGAAGGTGACATCAGGTCTAGCATCCGTGGCAGtgattttctctttcgCTTTTTGCTTATTCTTCCCAGCTGTGGTAGCTGCTCCATTAGTGGTGAACCTGAATTTCTCAGATTCTACCTCTTGATGACGTTGGAAAGAACAAGGTATGCAGAACCAAGAGTATCCTTTTGCTGGTTTACCCACAAGAGGTGGTGTCAGGCAAGACATGTGATAATGCTTTTTGCACGCTCTAGAATTTGTGCAATAGCATTAGCGCAAGTGAAATGTCATACGATGAGGGATATCTGACTTACTCGCACTTGACTGACTCTTGATATGATGCCCATTTATTGCATACACAACAACTTCGAAAGGCTTCAGTTAAATCCGATACCATTTCTCGTTCCGTCACGAGGTATTCATATCGCGACATTAAAGCATCCTTGACATCTAAAGGGACTATATTCACACCCATCAAGTAATAAGCAACGCTCGCTGATCTCATTGCATTTAGCTAAGCATTGAATAATCTGACTTACTGTTATTCACTCCTTCAGTTCTGATAACTTCGAAATCCCTCTTAATATACGGATCATAAAATTTgacaaaataaaaatgatcaGGTAattttttccattttaaAAGATCATCTATCCTTTCTTTATGTCTAACATAACATTTTCCTCTAACATTGGATAAAGGTTGTATATCCGTATGTATTGCTGCGAATAATAATCGAAAATCGTTTATTGGTCGTAGTGATACCTAAATGATTTTAGGTTAGACTTTGCAGGATTCCATCTCATTTAGAACTATTATGTATTGTAACATGAAATGTATATCTTCGATAACAATATTCTCATATTGTATGAACGGAAGGTGAATAATAGCAGGATgagagatgaagaaataacCTACATCAGGGGGTCTATAATACAGACTCAATCGAACCATAATTTCGGATCCAGAATTTTGTACTCTGGATCCCTTTTTAGGTGAAGTATGAGGTggtaaaaattcaattattctCGCAATATTATAAGGAGTACCTATAACGATCAAGTGTAAAATATCAGTATCTCTATAATAGATGTTT encodes:
- a CDS encoding eukaryotic translation initiation factor 3 subunit B, with protein sequence MSEFEKIEGLTEEEQLDFEAELQEGYADIEDKYAVDTQQGFENVLVVDNIPVIDEGKKQKLVDRLRQLFAKAGAPIEEDDISMPWDDKAATNKGFIFLTYPDAQQAENALRALDGASFGKSTLYVNRFGDIERYANLPVGEGELPTGWREKAFVEKDHLRSWLGDSAGRDQYLTFRDTDVAIWWNGRNGNAEPVKVDGKPLKNSKWGELYLQWSPLGTYLTSLHRVGVALWSGPKLDGPIGVNVLRFTHPGVRLIQYSPCENYLVTWSEDPLENFENHPNAALRETFGPEDEGNVFVVWDIKAQRVLRTFPPEKPVQGEDGPQQMPWPLFKWSPDDAYIAKVNVGTGISVYELPGMGLLDKKSIKIEGVQNFEWCPMSDKDFAARKAGKGKECSFVFWTPEAQNQPARVSIMSIPSRNILRAKNLFNVTDCKFYWQNQGDYLCVKVDRHARKAKSKKATFCNLELFRVREKDYPVEVIEFKDYVPQFAWEPQGNRFAIVSSNDPNYGQGIPGVVVKYNIDFYQLDQKKGDFIAIKHLDGKIANTLVWSPRGRHIALATIGSSQKFDVEFWDLDFVVDERRETSEPGANVTMLASGEHYGITDIAWDPSGRYLATSASAWRQTPEPGYCIWDFKGQQLVHQPQDRFKQFLWRNRPATLLSKDQIKKVRKELKEYSRTFDEEDAAEENRGSAEKLAQRQRDISEWNAWRSRNNKKLSERRSELGKEKKVPIVNHQDDEKVEEIVEELIDETEEVVVG